In Phocoena phocoena chromosome 3, mPhoPho1.1, whole genome shotgun sequence, the DNA window ctatgctgctgcttccctctagctaactattttacattcggtagtgtacatatgtcgatgctactctacttcgcccccagcttcccctccccgctccatgttctcaagtccattctctatgtctttattcctgccctgccactaggttcatcagtaccatttttttggattccatatatatgttagcatatggtatttttctctttctgacttcactctgtatgacagactctaggtccatccacctcactacaaataactcaattttgtttcttttttcaaactaatcaattttatttatttttatttttaaacacctttattggagtataattgctttacaacggtgtgttagtttctgctttataacaaagtgaatcagctttatacatatataaatgtataaatacatatatccccatatctcttcctgttgcgcctccctccctcccacccctctaggtggtcacaaagcactgagctcatctccctgttctatacggctgcttcctactagctatctgttttacatttggtagtgtatatatgtccatgccactctctcactttgtcccagcttgcccttccccctccccgtgtcctcaagtccattctctagtaggtctgcgtcctgtcctgcccctaggttcttcatgaccttttttttttttttttttagattccatatatatgtgttagcatacattatttgtttttctgacttacttcactctgtatgacagactcaaggtccatccacctcactacagataactcaatttcatttctttttatggctgagcaatattccattgtatatatgggctacatcttctttatccattcatctgtcagtgaacatttaggttgcttccatgtcctggctattgtaagtggtgctgcaatgaacattgtggtatatgtctctttttgaattatggttttctcagggtatatgcccagtagtgggattgctgagtcaaacggtagttctgtttttagttttttacagaACCTCCAACCGTTCTCCATAgcagttgtatcaatttacattcctaccaacaagctttttgtttttagagtAGACTTTATAGGGAGTTCCCTgttggcctagtggttaggattccaagcTTTCACTGACatgacctgggttcaatctctagtcagggaactgagatcctgcaagccatgtggcgtggccaaaaaaataaagaaaaaagaaaaagtagactttTTAGACcaattttaggttcatagcaaaatttaGGGGAATGTACAGAGACTTCTTATATACTCTCTGCCCCCACGCATGCATAGTCTCCCCCGTTATCAACCTCTTCCTCCAAAGTAGTATGTTATTTACAGTCGACGAGCCTGCATTAACACCAAAATTACTCAGAGTCCTTAATTCACATTAGGTTTCACTGCTGGTGCTGGACAaattggacaaatgtataataatgtGTATGTACtattataatatatatggtaGTTTCACTACCCCTAaatatcctctgtgctctacctattcaacCCTCCCTTCCTCCTAACTCCTCACAACCACTGAAAGGATCTTTTTGGATCTGgaactgtctccatagtttcacattttccagaatgtcacgtaGTTGGAATCACGgagtatgcagccttttcagattgacttccttcacttagtaatatacatttacgtgtcctccatgtcttttcagggcttgatagctcattttagtgttgaataatagtccattgtttGGATGTACTAGTTTATGTATCCATCTACTGAAGGACTTCAGCAGTTGCTTCCATATTgttgcaattatgaataaaggtgcTATAAGCATCTGTGTACAGGTTTCTGTGTGGCGGTTAGTTTTCATCTCCTTTTAGGTAAATACCagggagtgtgattgctggattgtaagGGAAGAATATGTGTAGTTTTGTAGGAAACCACCAAAAtatcttccaaagtagctgtactattttacattcccaccagcaatgaatgaagaCTTTCCGTTGCTCCAtaacctcaccagcatttggtggtgtcagtgttctggattttgatcattctaataggtgtgtaatggtagcttgttgtttttttaatttgcttttccctgatgacatatgacgTGGAGCATCGTTTCGTACGCTGTTTGCCACCTATCTTTGGGGAGGTGTTTGTtgaggtctttggcccatttttaatcaggttgtttgtttccttatttgaGTTGTAAGtggttttgtatattttgagtgacagtcctttgtcagatgtgaCTTTTCAAaccttttctcccagtctgtggcttgactCCTCACCCCCTCAGCTGAggctttgtggtttttttttttgcgatatgcaggcctctcactgttgtggcctctcccgttgcggagcacaggttccggatgcgcaggctcagcggccatggctcacgggcgcagccgctccgcagcatgtgggatcttcccgaccagggcatgaacccgtgtcccctgcatcggcaggcggactctcaaccactgcgccaccagggaagcccgaggctttGTGTTTTGAAAGTCCTTCCTCATTCTGACCATGTGTTTGCTTCCTGGGCCTCTGTCTTCATGATGGAGGCCTTAAGTGCTGGCTGCAGAGGAGATACTCCAGGTTTTGGTCCTGGGCTGCTCTGGCTTTTGTGGGACACACTGAAGTCTCTGTCTATGGGTTTCTGGGGGGTGTCTCTGGGGGCCATCCAGCCAGGGTTGCCTGGAGAGGGTTCGGATGGTCCACTGCTCACTTGTTTCTCTCCATGCCTGGTTCCCCTGGTGCTCATCTCAGCTGGCTCCATGCTGAGTCTGGTCTCAGCAGGTTCCTGGTATGTGTGTACCCAGCAGAGGGAAGGTGGGCAGTGGGGCTAGTGCATCTCTGCCCAGGACCTCATGGTTCCTATGGCAACCCCACTGAGCCTCCATTTAACCCACGTCTCTTCTGCCCTCCTGCTGTGGCCATGATCTGTGGGCCCCTGGATTGTCCTCTTCCTGCCTTGTGGGGAGCGTATAGGGCTCCATATACTCAGTCCCCCATGGGCACACTGTAGGCTGTTCCCCTAGGTGACTTGGAGTATGCCAGCCTGACAGGGTCCTCCATGTACAGTCCTGCAGCAGTCCAAGGCCCCTGGTGAGTGCCACCACTCCTTGACAGGCATTTGGGTCTGGTCTCTGTGCACCTGTGTGTCCCTTACCTGCTAGCCCCCTTGTGCCCCATGCCTCATGACCTGGTACCTGCAGTGCCCCTGAGGGGGTCTGTTTATGTGTGAAGACCCTGACCCTGGGCAGAGCTGGATCCAGGTCTGCACTCGAGGAGTGAGGTCCCTGTGTTTACGGGGGTGGTGGGTACCAGGGTGTCAGGTACTGTGCAGGGCATTGGGCTGCTGGAGGAGGGCACTCTGGGAGTTCTGGATGAGGAGTTAGGTGGGCTTGACCCTCCCTTTTTGGGTTTTCACAGCCTGCGTCCTGGGCAGGAGGGTGGGCGAGGATGGACACCTGGGATTGCACTGCCACCACATGCTATATCCAGGTCCTGCCCGCCAGGCCGGCTGGGGAGGCTGCAGGTGCCCCTCGACCTTCCTTTTCCTGCTGCTGCGGTTGTACCCCTAGGAGGGGCTTCCAGGCTTAGCAAATAAAATTGTGGGTTGCCCAGCTAAATTTCAAACAGGCACGGGTGACTTTTTAGGAGGTGACCTACGCAGTGTTTGGGAAATGCATTTACTAAAGACATTACACTGttttctgaaattgaaatttgaCTGGACATCCTATGTTTTATCTGGCAGCTCTACTCAGGGGCACTTGGTGATGTCTGGGGATATGTGTGGTTGTCATTCAGGCGTGGATGCTCCTTGCCTCTAGTGGCCTGGGCCCAGGGTGCTCTCAGTGCTCAGCAGTGCCCAGGATGGCCCCACAGAGAGTGCTCCAGCCCACACATTGGCCATGCCAGCCAAGAAAGCTGCCCTGAGCACAGGCTCACCCTACTTCACCCCTTCTTCTTCTGACCTGTCCCCTGTTACTCAACTGCAGCAGGGGCAGCAGACAGTCTGATGTGGGGTGGTGGGGAGCAGGGGTGCATTAAAGCTTTGTTGGTCCTGAGGGGCTGAATGGCATATGGCCATCTGCACAGGTAGCTCAGAAAGTGTCtgagcccagagcctggccctgccccacCCAATTTGTCTTGAACCCCGTGGAACATCCACCCCGTGAGTGAGATGGGGGCATCAGCCTGGGGCCTGTCTACCCCGGCATTCTGGTGGTCCCTTCACCAGTCCTTCTCAGGGCCCTCCCCAtgctgggcctcctccctccttgGGTATGGCTTTACCCtcatttctccctcttccctccaagGTTTACTCTCCCCTACAACCTCACATTCTGTCCACCCATGCCCAATTCCTCCCCTTGCCAGTATTTCATACTGTTTCTGTCTGCTTCCTTTAtcggagattaaaaaaataaaaatgtatgtaaattgatacagccactgtggagaacagtatggagattccttaaaaaaactacaaatagaactaccatatgacccagcaatcccactactgggcatataccctgagaaaaccataattcaaaaagagtcatgtaccaaaatgttcattgcagctctatttacaatagccaggagatggaaacaacctaagtgtccatcatcggatgaatggataaagaagatgtggcacagttatacaacggaatattactcagctgtaaaaagaaatgaaattgagctatttgtaatgaggtggatagacctagagtctgtcatacagagtgaagtaagtcagaaagagaaagacaaataccgtatgctaacacatatatatggaatttaagaaaaaaaaatgtcatgaagaacctaggggtaagacaggaataaagacacagacctactagagaatggacttgaggatatggggagggggaagggttagctgtgacagagtgagagagtggcatggacgtatatacactaccacacataaggtagatagctagtgggaagcagccgcatagcacagggagatcagctcggtgcttttgaccgcctggaggggtgggatagggagggtgggagggagggagacgcaagagggaggagatatgggaacatatgtacatgtataactgattcactttgttataaagcagaaacgaacacaccattgtaaagcaatgataccccaataaagatataaaaaataaataaaaaataaaaatgtacctgCACATGGTTAAAAAACCTAATAACATTAAAAGGCTTTTGATGAAAATTGACCGACTGCTGTCTTCCTTCTCACCGGCATGGACCAATTTTCTCCAGAGGcagctcctttttcttctttctttttaactttttatttcgaaataattatagatttacaGTAAGCCACAAAAAAATGAACAGGGATgtcccatatacccttcacccagtccCTGCAGTGGCTTCATCTTGCCTCCTATAGTCCAGGGTCACAATTGGGACGGACATGGGCCAGCCACAGGGCACCTTCAGGTTCTCCCAGATTTCCACGTGCTCTCATGCGTGCAGCTCTGATTTGATCACACATGTAGACCTGTGTAACCTCGATCAAGGCAGAGCTGCTCCATTACCATCAGGCTCCCTTCTGCCCTCTGTGGGCATACTGCCCTTCCCATCCCCTCAGCCCTGCTCGCTCTCCATCTTTACGATCGTGTCATTTCAGGAATATCGTACAAACAGAGTCTTCTGAGATTGGGTTTCACTCACCTTGATGCCCTTTGGCTTCATCAGTAGTCTGTTCCTTTTccctgctgagtaatattccattgagggAATGGACCACAGTGTGTTTAACCATTCACCAACTGAAGGAtattttggtttcatttcttGGCTGTTAAGAATAAAAATGCCTCTAACATTCATGCACAGGTTTTATGTGAACACCTGGGGTGTTTtctgggataaatacccaggagtacaATGGCTGGGTTGTGTGGCAgctgcatgtttagttttataaaggACTGCAAaccattttccagaatgtctgttccatttacgttcccaccagcaaggCTGAATGATCCAGCTCCTCTGCATCGTCACTGCCTTGGATGTTCTTATTTCTGGTAGTTGTGCCGtggtatctcatcgtggttttaatttgcctttgtTTCATGATAAGTGACTTTGAACTTCATTCCATGTGGTTATCTGAGGCAGCGCCTTTgaactcttctgtttttttctggcaTTTTAATTCCATCCGTAAATGATCCTTTTTCCACCCCTCAGCTGATCTCATTTTTTACCTTCTTTGAGGACTGTTTGGAAGGTGAGGTGCTAACCTGACTTGCTGCTACAGCCTGCTGTGTTCCACCTGGTTGTCCCTGTCCTTATTGGACCCGTGGCTGATAGTTATATGCATGGACATGACAGGGTTTGTGCTGTAAGGTGAacccaccaagcaagcctctgTAGCTCTTTCCTCGGGGGGTGACTGGCTGCTCCAGGGCAGCAGTTAACCCTTtcctgcctggggagggggttgggggcacAGCTGATGGGTTCTGGAGGAGGGGTCTGGGGTACCAGCTGATGACCTTTCTGTCTTATATGTGCTCCTGGAAGGTCTTACCCGCTTCTGTGTCTCAGCTCCCACCCAGCTGCGGGTCCTTGCTCAAGCCACATCTATAACCAGGACCCCAGCCATGTACTCTGGGTCCTGGATGTCTCCACTTAGGGCCCCTCCACCATGTCTGATGGTGCACTGGTCTCTCCTCTGTGCTCATCTGTCTGTAAGGGCCCCATCATCCATCCGTCAATGACAACAGGATCTGGGGTCATTCCGTGGATGTGGGCTGCCTGAAGTGAGGGTTAGGATGGTTCTGGAGCCCTGATCAGGTTGCGGAGCCTCCctaggggaggtgggaggtgggcaggggtagGGTGTGGCTTCACCATGCACCTCACCTGCGTCAGCTGTCTGCTGTCCTCCCAGCTCTTCCtgcctgcccacctccctcctgaAATCCATTGTGTGCCCTGCCTTAGGACCCTTGGCTTCTCAGTGGCTTCTCAGGGCTGGAGGAGACAAATCCTGGACTTCAGTGTGGCCGTCTGTGCCTTTCCGCCTCACCTTGCGCACCAGACACCGCCGTGGTCCCAGGGCCCTGCTTCCCACCTGTTGGGCCAAGCCCTCTCCTCCACCTGCCAGACTGTTTCCTGGGGTTTCCTCcctgggcggggaggggtggtGCCATGAGGTCTCCAGCAcatggctgtgctgtgcagctttaCTAGGTGGTCCGAGGTGCACTTGGGAGGCACAGCCACGTATGGCCGCGGCCTGACTCCATGCACTTTCCACGGTGTGCCGTGCCCGCCCCCATgcaccccttcctctccccgcAGGCTCCCTGAGGGCTCCCACGAGCAGCCCACTTTCCTCCTGGAGTGTGACAGCGCAGTGCTGGATGCGCTGCAGAGGCACCTGGTGCTGCACAAGATCCGGCGGAGGGTCACCGTGGAGCCATGCCCCGAGCTGCGGGTGTGGGCCGTGCTGCCCTGTGCCCCTAAGGAGGCCGGCAGGGCTGTGCTGCTTCAGGAGAAGGCCGAGTGCACCACCATCCTCACCCGTGATCCCCGGACTGCTCGCATGGGCTGGCGGCTCCTCTCCCAGGATGAGGGCTCAGCCCTGGTGCTCGGGGGCCGTCTTGGGGACCTCCAGGATTATCACCGACACCGGTACCAGCAAGGTATGGACATGGGGTTGGACCTGGGGAAGGGTCGGGGGTAGAGGAGTGGTGCTGGATGGGGGCAGAGGAAGGACAGGGTGGGATGGGAAGGGACCGGAGGGGTGTGACACAGAGCCCTGGGGAAACTGTGTGGTGAGCCCAGGCACTGGGAGGAGCCAGGGTAGAGAGCAGAGATCCGGGGTCAGGGGTAGGGTCGACTTCTTTAGTGGGTAGTATTGAGGGCCAGACCAAGGTGCTCACCCAGGGACCAGAGCCAGGGGCTAGAGTAGGGAcctggaggatggggagggacaAGAAGGGGTTCTAGGAAGGACCCAGAGGATTGTGGTGGGTCAGGTGGTGGGACTCCTACAGGCCAGTACCCCCGGCCACTCTTGATTGAGTCCCCAGCTCTGGAGGACACCTTAGTCTCACCAAGCCTCTCCCTACCTCTACAGGCGTTCCCGAGGGGGTCCATGACCTGCCCCCAGGAGTAGCCCTACCGCTGGAGTCTAACCTGGCCTTCATGAATGGCGTCAGCTTCACCAAAGGCTGCTACATTGGCCAGGAGCTGACGGCTCGCACCCACCACATGGGTGTCATCCGAAAGCGCCTCTTCCCAGTACAGCTCTCAGGCCCCCTCCCCGTGGGCAGCATTGCCCCTGGCACCTCTGTGCTCACCAAGTCGGGGCAGGCAGCCGGCAAGTACAGGGCAGGCCTGGGGGACGTGGGTCTGGCTCTGTTGCGGTCCGAGAAAATCAAGGGTCCTCTCCACATCAGAACCTCTGAGAGTGGCCTTGTGGCCCTAACTGCATCTGTGCCAGACTGGTGGCCCACATCCACTAAGTAGCCCTGGATGTCCCTGCAGTCCTGTACAAGGCCTCTGTTTATCTGCTGCACCCTGTAGGCCAGCCCCCACTTCCTAGGGTGGCCCAGTTGAGAGAATACCCCCTTGGAGGGTCCCCAAGTATACGTGGGCCTCCCAGAGCTGCGGGCATGGTGGGGCATGCTGCTGCAGCCCCGGTGTTCCCAGCCTATCATGCTTCCTGTGGAGGGTCCTGTGCTGAGGCTGGCTGTCCTCTCGTGGTGGCTTTGTGGCTGGAGCATCAGGAGCCCTCCTGAGGACTGAGGGTGGGTAGAAGTGAGTCCTGCGCCTGCCTCTGTGCTGAGCAGAGGCCCAGCTTCCACCAGGCCCTGGATGAGATTCCGAACCGTATAGATCTAGAGGTAGTTCATCCATCAGCCAAGGGCAGGATGCTCCAGGATGCCTCTGGGCTGTCCACACCCCTCTAAGCCTGCCTGGTCAGGCCTGGAAAGGAGGCTTCTCAGTGTCTGGGGTGGCTGAAGGGGCAAGTGGGCTCTGGGAATGGTCTTACCATGTTGACTTGGGGGCATGTCTCAGGGTGGGAATCTCTTGGGGCCAGGTGGAGTGGCGGTGTCTGTGAGTGGAGGCACATGCACTGCTGACATCCACCTGAGCCCTCCAAGGTATATCTCTCTGCTCAGGGGTGCCAGCTGGGGGAGCCCCAATACCATTTTATGCCAGGGTAGCACATCTCCACAGCTTCGGCCCCACAATGGCATTGgcagccccctctccccaccataGCCCTCATGAGCTCAGGGGAGGAGTGGCTGCCCTGGGACGGCAGTGCCCAGGGTGCAGAGAGGAGTTTCTGCTTGGCTTACTTGCTGCTGTTTTTCTGATGTAGTCATGTCTCTGCAGTAAGGGGATGACTTACTTCCCCACTTTAAACCACTGACCTCCATTTTCCCACTGCAGTGTGAATCTCGTGGTTACTGGGTGTCCTACCTGATGCCTCAGAGTGGCTATTAAAGTGTGACGCACAACTGCCCCATGTGgaactctgggttttttttttccccccttaactttatttatttatttatttaaaatgtttattgtagtatagttgatttgcagtgttgtgttagtttctgctgtacagcaatcagttatacatacatccaccctttttgagattctttttccatataggtcattacatagTATTGAggagagctccctgtgctatacagtaggtccttattatctattttatatatagtagtgtgtatatgtcaatcccaatctcccaatttatctctcccccacccctccccacttcccaccctggtaaccataagtttgttttctacatctgtgactctatttctgttttgtaaataagttcatttgtaccattttttttaagattccgcatgtaagcgatatcatatgatatttgtctttctctgtctgacttatttcactcagcatgacaatctctaggtccatccatgttgctgcaaatgatattatttcattcttttttatggctgagtaatattccattgtgtatatgtacattttttttaaagatttcaacaaatttttacaatatatattGAGCACTAATTCCTGCACAGCTTATTCTTACTAGTTGGGATCCAGCTATTCCAATGTATTATGAACCAGTGAGCTGTCCATGTCttttaaaacaagtctcaacTGAAATCTCAGAACAATCACAGCAAAAGCCATGGAATAATGGAAGAATTAGATGTTTCCATCATAATTAAGACCAAGGCTCCATGATGGGCAGGAGAGAGCATTCAAGGATAAAAATCAAGTTTTCTACCTAGGTTAGACAGTTACTGAACTGGGATCTTAGAATTCCCAACTTTTATTTGGTATAGTAATGAGATACAAAAAAGGCAGGGGCacctttttttcctaaatggaAACCTTCACCAAAAGAGGTTAGAAGACTTCAAGGCAAGTTCTTTCTCCAAAATGAGTAAATGACATCAGTTCTAATTCTTACTGAGGTTACAAACCGACCATCAGAATATTATTAACTCATGTCTAAGAGGGAAATTGGGAGGTAGGGAGAGGTAAGGCCTCAGCAGAGAAAGCAAGTTTTAAGTAGGGAGACAGCCAGCTTCTGCCCTGAAGTTATCGCTAGGTTGTAACTGAGCTGCATATATGTAGACCTGTTTCACAGAGGAATTGAGTAGCTGAATCCTTTGTTAATCTGGTAGGCACTGTaaactgtagtatttactgtccAGCAGAAAGGTGAAAGATGATGTCTTTACAGGGAAATCTCTTGATTCCCCCAGTTTCTACAAAGGCTGTAGCCAAGAATCAAATCATCCAGGACTTGGTATAATGTCAAGGTAGATGATCCAGTGTTCAGCTGACAActactttataaaattatttcactcCCCCAAAGGGGGATTAGTGGTTGATGGAGAGAAAGCATTAAGCATGTCTGTACCAATAAACAGGTTCCCTTAGAGGTTTCCCACTGCTTTCCAAAGTCATGATTGGTTCTTCTGGTCTGAGAGATCTTGGCTGCAAGGGGTGGGGATGACTGCCAAGGCTCTCAGGTGTTTAAGGGTTTGCATAGTTCATCCAGTGGTAATAGGGGCACATACAGCTTTTCTGATAGTACATAGTATGTATGTTTGTGCTTGGCTAAGCTTCTCCAGCAAACTTAAGCTCTTCTAGTGGTGAAAAGACTAGTAGTAAAGACTACTAGGTGGTGAAAAGACCCTAGGAGGGCTCAGAAACATCACCTACTCATTGTATGGCCCTTCCTAAAGGGCTTAGAGAAGGCTTCTTCCTGACCCTAAATCGGTAGGCTGAGAAAGGAAATGGGAGTAGGGAGTCCCCACCAACCTGGGGAACTAAGACTTCTAGCTGTCTGCTCAAGGGCTGAATCCAGCCTCATTCAGTACCTTCTGATACCTGTTAGGTGCTGTGTTTTACATACTCAGTGTCCAGGAACTTCATAAGAAATCTGGCTAGAGAAGAGTGAGGCTCTCTCTGCCTAAGTCTCTGTGCCTTCAGTGAGACCATGTTTAAAACCTCTATGGGAAGGAGGGACCTCATGCTCAGGGGAAAGTGGTTTAAGGCTGTTTGTTGGAGAAGTCAAGCCAAGCAGAAAGCCATTACTTCCACCCAACGCTTTCCTTTTTCTCATAAGCTAAAATTAAGGATGGCACCAAGTCAGGccccaagagaagaaaaagagatgatcCATGCACCATCTCTTGCACAGAGGCTGGAATTTCCCAGCAGTTTGAAAGCCAGATGCTTTGTTGACTGCCAAGGGCAGGTCAGGAGACTGATAGCTTCCAATCCCAGCACTTAAGGAAGCAACTCTTAACGACTTCAAGTTTTTTTCAGTAGCATTTGTGTTTCATTTCTCACCAGAAATGAGTTTACTGGTCCAAATTCTATCCTAAGGAGGATCACTACTGGTCTCGTAAGCTAACGCCTTTTTGGTCTGAAGAAGCACATGGATTTTAGGTAATGCAGCAACAGACTTTAGCAAAGGTTGCTTAAAGCACAGAAAGCTGGAGGGACCAGAAATGAATCCAGATGTGCTGGGGAAGAAGAGAGCCATTTCTACCAGGACTTCTGGTGGGTGAAACAGAGGCACGCAGCTCAGGGGGATGGGCGGGCTACAGGAAGAAGGGTGAAACTGTTTAGGTTctcagaggaagggaggaagatatGGTCCAAATTCCAGAAAGTCCTCGCTTCATCAGTTACCATCATCACCCCAAGATCATTGAAACAGGGACTTGCCTGTGTGATCTGTACCAGTTCCCACTGGCCTTGGCCTCTGCCAGACACAAGGTGCGCCTCTGAAGCAAGACAGGCATGCCCAGAGGTCACACAGCATCTTTGCTTGCCCTGGTCTTAGGAACACTGCAGATTTTCTTGTTAGCCTGCCCCTTTATAAGCTGGCTAACTGTGGGCCCAGACATCTCGAGCTATGTCCCTGTAAAGCACTGAAGAAGCCAGTAGAAGCCCTCAGGATCAGAAGACATGCACGGCTCAGATCACGTACTGCCGGCAGATGGGACACTGGTTCATGCACTTGCCACACTTGGTACAGGTGACCATGTGGCTGCACTCCAGCAGAACACAGTCTATGGGCGAGTCCATGCAGATCCGACACAGGTTCTCCTCCAGGCTGGATGGCACTGCTCCCCTGCTCCCCTGTTTTGGTCTTCAACACCACACACGAGCTGCTGGAGTCCCTTCTGACCCTTGTACAGCCACGTCACCCTCCATCAGCTCCCACTTCTCACAGCAGCGCTTGTAGTTGATGAAGTTGTGAGCCAGGATCTCTTTGAGATGCCACACAGTTAGACCTTCAACGTCCTCCGGTTGGTCAGGTCAGACAGAGAGGCCCTCCAGCCTCAGCTATCCTCTGAGTTGATGGTCTGCGTCCACCCTCAGTAGGTGCTCTGGCTGTGCTCTCCAGGTAGATGGGTTCCTCTTGGTCCTGAGACACATGGCCATTGGCCTTCCTGGCCACGCTTGTGAAGTGCGCCCCACAGGCCTTGCAGCTTGGTTCCGAGactgtgggggaagggaaggagctgTACCCAGGGATAGAATAAGCCTGCGACCTGGCTTCATGGGGTGGTGAGGCTGCCTCAGGCTGTCCATCCAGGCAGAACCAGTTGCAGCAGGTTGCCCACATAAaatctgggaggggaggggagaggccggATCCTGCCTGTGTACACCTCAGTCAGGGGAGCTGTGGGCTGTGCCCTGGCGGCATCTTGGGGCTGAGGGGCGGTCACGACATCCTCACGGCAGCCCCAGGAGTTTGCcgtacaacatctttatccattcctctgtcgatggacatttaggttgcttccatgtcctggctatggtaaatagtgctgcagtgaacattggggtgcatgtttgaTTTcagattatgtttttctctggatatatgcccaggagtgggattactgggtcatatggtagttcta includes these proteins:
- the IBA57 gene encoding putative transferase CAF17, mitochondrial — protein: MAAAALLRGAAPGRGGRAWSWRLRAAPRRRLGHNSCSQHGESAGSAAWACFLLDERALVRVRGPDSAPFLLGLLTNELPLPGPAAGEASTSARSGYAHFLNVQGRTLYDVILYGLPEGSHEQPTFLLECDSAVLDALQRHLVLHKIRRRVTVEPCPELRVWAVLPCAPKEAGRAVLLQEKAECTTILTRDPRTARMGWRLLSQDEGSALVLGGRLGDLQDYHRHRYQQGVPEGVHDLPPGVALPLESNLAFMNGVSFTKGCYIGQELTARTHHMGVIRKRLFPVQLSGPLPVGSIAPGTSVLTKSGQAAGKYRAGLGDVGLALLRSEKIKGPLHIRTSESGLVALTASVPDWWPTSTK